From Leguminivora glycinivorella isolate SPB_JAAS2020 chromosome 24, LegGlyc_1.1, whole genome shotgun sequence, a single genomic window includes:
- the LOC125238888 gene encoding zinc finger MYM-type protein 1-like yields the protein MSQKRPSGSEFRKRKRVREMEAKKMENTLRKWTVTQQENSQEDVSNDDVLALTGMSGTKSGNNLKIIYKEKEDNPVNPSQQDLTLPITTSPSSEIQIEKAAATDKIQLDINDPVSWLPLTDHIRCFLVEKGPDQGKVSQNISSTEDAGRKFNIHWFTKKMSNGEMVPRSWLIYSKKRDAIFCFPCILFGSSSTKQIMPALADAQKGFNDWRHLSPRIPEHENSTFHRENCIKWKMLEQKIKRKTTIDASLQKAIDQETNKWRHILKVCTNILLFCAENNLPLRGSHERIGESGSGVFLSAVDMISKFDPELRAHIESLHKGNISYFTPYIQNELIDILASEVKKQILDDVRAAKYFSILFDCTPDVSHKEQMSQILRFVKVSEQKVTIEERFIDFIQSHEKTGEGLSKEILEKLEVDGLNIQDLRGQGYDNGSNMAGKYNGVQAKIKQINENADYVPCAAHSLNLSGVHAASVTPDMITFFGLIQKIFVFFSSSTVRWETLMKYLNISLKKHADTRWASKARAVKALNSQIPQIWCVLKIQTTNDYNAETISTAKSIMNQINYKFICTLQIWDKILESVDKVNVALQSKTMTIDKASELIKGLTNQIQNIRETIDIVFEKAKKICEQCGIEDNFPEKRRKRVKRHDLIESSDSGYDITQQQSFKIQINEAIDTIISELKWRFEKLRDIHNSFGFLTLKHITTYSVEELKKYAADLSIKYSADINATEFWSEIETLKSQVEATTLFDNCECQSSMGLLKAIVELDLKEMFPNIVVVLKIFLTMPVTVASCERSFSKLKLIKTYLRSTMGQERLSGLAILSIERDIARLLSYENVIKDFAMRKARKVNL from the coding sequence ATGTCACAAAAACGTCCATCTGGTTCTGAATTTCGTAAGAGAAAACGCGTTAGAGAGATGGAagcaaaaaaaatggaaaataccTTACGAAAGTGGACAGTCACACAACAAGAAAACAGTCAGGAAGATGTGTCCAATGATGACGTTTTGGCCCTCACTGGTATGTCTGGAACTAAATCTGGAAACaatttaaagataatatataaagaaaaagAAGACAACCCAGTCAACCCATCCCAGCAAGACTTGACCTTACCCATCACCACCAGTCCAAGTTCTGAAATTCAAATTGAAAAAGCAGCTGCTACTGATAAGATCCAGTTAGACATAAACGATCCTGTTTCATGGTTACCATTAACTGATCACATTCGTTGTTTCCTTGTCGAGAAAGGTCCTGATCAAGGAAAAGTAAGTCAAAATATTTCTTCAACTGAAGACGCAGGACGAAAATTTAATATACATtggtttacaaaaaaaatgagCAATGGCGAGATGGTACCCAGGTCTTGGTTGATTTACAGTAAAAAAAGAGATGCAATATTTTGTTTCCCATGTATACTTTTCGGTTCTTCCTCGACTAAGCAAATAATGCCGGCCCTGGCTGATGCACAAAAAGGATTTAATGATTGGCGTCATTTAAGTCCACGTATTCCTGAGCACGAAAACTCTACATTTCATAGAGAAAATTGTATTAAGTGGAAAATGCTTGAACAGAAAATAAAACGTAAGACCACAATAGATGCATCCTTACAAAAGGCTATTGATCAAGAAACAAATAAGTggagacatattttaaaagtgTGTACCAACATACTTTTGTTTTGCGCGGAAAATAATTTACCGCTCAGAGGCTCTCATGAGCGTATTGGAGAATCAGGATCTGGAGTTTTCTTAAGTGCCGTCGATATGATTTCAAAATTCGACCCTGAACTTAGAGCGCATATTGAATCGCTTCATAAAggaaatatttcatattttacgCCTTATATTCAAAACGAGCTTATAGATATTCTTGCCTCTgaggtcaaaaaacaaattttagaCGATGTTCGTGCGGCAAAATACTTTTCCATACTTTTTGATTGTACGCCAGACGTATCGCATAAAGAACAGATGTCACAAATATTGAGATTCGTAAAAGTATCCGAGCAGAAAGTTACAATCGAAGAACGGTTCATAGATTTCATCCAGTCTCATGAAAAAACGGGCGAGGGATTGTCGAAAGAGATTTTAGAGAAATTAGAAGTTGATGGATTGAATATTCAAGATCTTCGTGGCCAAGGCTACGACAATGGTAGTAATATGGCCGGTAAATATAACGGAGTCCAagccaaaataaaacaaattaatgaaaatgCTGATTATGTGCCGTGTGCAGCGCATTCTTTGAATTTATCTGGCGTACACGCTGCTAGTGTCACACCTGACATGATCACATTTTTTGGATTAATCCAGaaaatatttgtgtttttttcgAGTTCAACGGTCAGATGGGAAACTTTAATgaaatacttaaatatttctTTGAAAAAACACGCCGACACTAGATGGGCCTCTAAAGCTAGGGCTGTCAAAGCTTTGAACTCGCAAATACCCCAAATCTGGTGTGTGCTAAAGATTCAAACTACCAATGATTACAATGCTGAAACAATTTCTACAGCTAAAAGCATAATGAaccaaattaattataaattcataTGTACTCTCCAAATTTGGGATAAAATTTTGGAATCTGTTGACAAAGTGAATGTAGCTCTACAGTCTAAAACTATGACTATCGACAAAGCTTCTGAATTAATAAAGGGATTAACAAACCAGATACAAAATATTCGCGAGACTATAGACATTGTTTTCGAAAAGGCAAAAAAGATTTGTGAACAATGTGGCATTGAAGACAATTTTCCTGAAAAGCGACGAAAGCGAGTAAAAAGACACGATTTAATTGAAAGTTCAGACTCCGGCTACGACATTACTCAGCAACAAAGTTTCAAAATTCAGATAAATGAAGCAATAGATACAATCATTTCTGAATTAAAATGGCGATTCGAAAAACTACGCGACATACATAACTCTTTCGGTTTTTTGACCTTAAAACACATTACTACATATTCGGTTgaagaactaaaaaaatatgcAGCTGATTTGAGCATCAAATATTCTGCAGATATAAATGCGACAGAATTTTGGTCCGAAATAGAAACTTTGAAGAGTCAAGTTGAAGCGACTACATTATTTGATAATTGTGAATGTCAGTCAAGTATGGGTCTTCTCAAAGCTATAGTGGAACTGGATTTAAAGGAAATGTTTCCCAATATAGTAGtcgttttaaagatatttttaaCGATGCCAGTGACTGTAGCTTCTTGCGAGAGATCGTTCAGTAAGCTCAAATTAATAAAAACGTATCTGCGCTCGACGATGGGTCAAGAAAGATTGTCTGGCCTAGCAATTTTGTCGATTGAACGCGACATAGCACGGCTCCTGTCATATGAAAATGTAATAAAGGACTTCGCAATGAGAAAAGCGAGGAAAGTAAATCTTTAA